The following nucleotide sequence is from Desulfovulcanus ferrireducens.
AAGGTCTGTCGCGAGATATTCCCATCAGTTTTGTGGGGACTCTTGATGGTGTGTACAATCAGAGTCGACGAAAATTTTTACTGGCTTGTCAGAAGAGACTTCCTTTAATCATCAGACAGGGTGCTTACCAGCCTATTTATGCCAGGAGCAAGATTGTCCTTAACCAAAGTGCAGCAGGGGAGCTTAATTTTAGGATTTTTGAAGCAGCTGCTTGTGGAGCAGCGGTTTTGACTGAAAATGTGGACAATGGATTGCGTGATTTGTTTGTTCCCGGGGAAGAGATTCTGGTTTACGAGCGGGGAAACGTTACCAGCGCTGTTACTGTAGCCAGAAAGGCTCTTGAAAGTAAGGAGTTGCAAGAGATTGCCCTTGCGGGCAAGAGAAAGGTGCAGCGGGAGCACAGTATTGGAGCAAGGGTGAAGACTATTATAGAACAGGCTAAAGAGCTTTTAGCACAAAGAGCATATCAGTGGCGGATAGAGAATAAAAAGTTTGTAGCAAAGGAGTTGGCCAAGACTTTTTACTTTTTGTCTGTGGACGAGAATTTGAATTTACCTCTTGATTTGAGACAAAAGTACCTGGAAGCAGGGTGTTTTTACAGGGAATTATTATAGCTATGCTTAAAATTTGTGCGCAAAAAATCCATAAAACTTATAATGCTCAGGATTTATTCAAAGATTTAAGTTTTGAACTTAGTTCTGGCATGCGTTTGGGGCTAGTTGGTCCCAATGGATGCGGCAAAAGTACCTTACTTAAGATTTTGGCTCGTGAAATACTTCCTGACAGTGGACAGGTGGTTTGGCCCAAAGGGGCCAGGCTAGGCTTTATGTATCAGGAATTGGGAGAAGATGACCTGGAAAAGGAGCTTTTAACATTTGTTTTGGAGGCCGTGCCAGACTGGAATGAGTTTTGGCTGGAATGGAAAAGGGCAGTCCTTGAAGATAACAAAACAAAGCTTCTTCAATTAAGCAAGGTGCAACAGGAACTGGAGCATAAATTCGGCTATAATCCGGAATGTCAGGCCGAAAAGATACTCATGGGGTTAGGGTTTGATAAAGACCTCCTGACCAGGCCTTTAAAGGTTCTCAGCGGAGGATGGAGAGAACGGGTCAAGCTGGCCCGTGTGTTGATTCAGGGGGCAGATGTACTTTTTTTGGACGAGCCGACAA
It contains:
- a CDS encoding glycosyltransferase, with product MRILNLEGEYFVPALKKAGHKVLSIGYSENCDLKLKKFLGPKELISFLDSKGFVPDLILWNDLCRPPGVVGFEKLPCLCMGFSIDQYCNPWQVPFSACFDLFLVAQKDYLPLFMDLELPRPVLWFPLFFDPGKAFDEGLSRDIPISFVGTLDGVYNQSRRKFLLACQKRLPLIIRQGAYQPIYARSKIVLNQSAAGELNFRIFEAAACGAAVLTENVDNGLRDLFVPGEEILVYERGNVTSAVTVARKALESKELQEIALAGKRKVQREHSIGARVKTIIEQAKELLAQRAYQWRIENKKFVAKELAKTFYFLSVDENLNLPLDLRQKYLEAGCFYRELL